From Temnothorax longispinosus isolate EJ_2023e chromosome 3, Tlon_JGU_v1, whole genome shotgun sequence, one genomic window encodes:
- the LOC139810136 gene encoding venom plasminogen activator-like, with protein sequence MYTKITLLLALCLAVLGIRRMQEDEDVPKMSTYCVPGFRHPHENCELYKECVPPGEYKILLLICILGCAFALKSEVYVWNGEPLNNKEHPYFVAMVSASNFSICGGSIVTKRYIITAAHCNGDNNEPGSKFDDIMILKVDTDIIVDEYAQTIQYSSGIPYENQPLYTIDNGQTNENPDNIIRVTFGRAKSQYECIEREKVAVCTGPNGAKGWGCLGDLGGLITNLEKTEIYGVCSALWWSEEGNCGSVFQVGYTSTSFWYNWLTIPLFMIRHNCIFD encoded by the exons ATGTATACCAAG ATTACTCTTCTGTTGGCGTTGTGCTTAGCGGTCTTGGGGATACGTCGAATGCAGGAAGACGAAGATGTGCCTAAGATGTCGACCTACTGCGTACCCGGTTTTCGCCATCCGCACGAGAACTGCGAATTGTACAAAGAGTGCGTTCCCCCCGGCGAATAC AAGATACTTCTTTTGATCTGCATACTCGGTTGTGCGTTCGCTCTGAAATCCGAAGTTTATGTCTGGAATGGCGAACCGCTGAACAACAAAGAGCACCCGTACTTTGTGGCGATGGTGAGCGCGAGTAATTTTTCGATTTGCGGAGGATCCATTGTCACTAAAAGATACATCATAACGGCTGCCCATTGCAACGGAGACAATAACGAGCCTGGATCCaaa TTCGACGATATCATGATATTGAAAGTTGATACGGATATTATTGTTGACGAATACGCGCAAACGATTCAATACAGTTCGGGGATTCCATACGAAAATCAGCCACTCTATACCATAGATAATGGTCAGACGAATGAGAATCccgataatattataagagtTACGTTTGGTCGAGCGAAAAGTCAATATGAATGTATAGAACGAGAAAAAGTAGCGGTTTGCACCGGTCCCAATGGCGCGAAAGGTTGGGGTTGTTTGGGCGATTTGGGAGGACTTATCACCAATTTGGAAAAGACGGAAATTTACGGAGTGTGTTCGGCTTTGTGGTGGAGCGAGGAGGGAAATTGCGGTTCTGTTTTTCAAGTAGGATACACTTCCACCAGTTTTTGGTATAATTGGTTAACTATACCATTATTTATGATCAGGCATAATTGTATTTTcgattga